One Luteibacter aegosomaticola genomic window carries:
- the accC gene encoding acetyl-CoA carboxylase biotin carboxylase subunit has translation MLEKVVIANRGEIALRVLRACHALGIKTVAVHSTVDRNLKHVGLADESVCIGPGPSVDSYLNIPRIIAAAEITDAGAIHPGYGFLSENANFAEQVEQSGFVFIGPTADVIRLMGDKVEAIRAMKAAGVPCVPGSGGPLGDDVEENIRIAREIGYPVIIKAAGGGGGRGMRVVRTEAHLANSIVMTKQEAKAAFSNDQVYMEKFLENPRHVEIQVLADGQGNAIHLGERDCSMQRRHQKVVEEAPAPGITPEMRAEIGKVCVDACLRIGYRGAGTFEFLFENGRFYFIEMNTRIQVEHPVTELVTGIDLVREQLLIAGGEKLSIRQEDIVLTGHAIECRVNAEDPDTFMPSPGTVKRFEAPGGPGVRVDTHLYDGYRIPPNYDSMIGKIIVHGPDRATAIARMRMALNETVIEGVKCNIPLQQRIMADVGFQQGGQNIHYLEKRMAEQKEKEAPHSAE, from the coding sequence ATGCTTGAGAAGGTCGTCATCGCCAACCGCGGCGAAATCGCGCTGCGGGTGCTGCGCGCGTGCCACGCGCTCGGCATCAAGACGGTCGCGGTGCACTCCACCGTGGATCGCAACCTGAAGCACGTCGGCCTGGCCGACGAATCGGTGTGCATCGGCCCGGGTCCGTCGGTCGATAGCTACCTCAACATTCCGCGCATCATCGCTGCCGCCGAGATTACCGACGCAGGCGCGATCCATCCGGGGTACGGCTTCCTCTCGGAGAACGCGAACTTCGCCGAGCAGGTCGAGCAGTCGGGCTTTGTGTTCATCGGCCCCACCGCCGATGTGATCCGCCTGATGGGCGACAAGGTCGAAGCGATCCGCGCCATGAAGGCTGCCGGCGTGCCGTGCGTGCCCGGTTCGGGCGGCCCGCTGGGCGATGATGTGGAAGAAAACATCCGCATCGCCCGCGAGATCGGCTACCCGGTCATCATCAAGGCCGCCGGTGGCGGTGGTGGTCGCGGTATGCGCGTCGTGCGCACCGAGGCCCACCTCGCCAACTCCATCGTCATGACCAAGCAGGAAGCGAAGGCTGCTTTCAGCAACGATCAGGTCTACATGGAGAAGTTCCTGGAGAACCCGCGCCACGTGGAGATCCAGGTGCTGGCCGATGGCCAGGGCAACGCCATTCACCTCGGTGAGCGCGATTGCTCCATGCAGCGCCGTCACCAGAAGGTCGTGGAAGAAGCACCGGCACCGGGCATCACCCCGGAAATGCGCGCCGAGATCGGCAAGGTCTGCGTCGATGCCTGCCTGCGCATCGGTTACCGCGGCGCCGGCACGTTCGAGTTCCTGTTCGAGAACGGCCGCTTCTACTTCATCGAGATGAACACCCGTATCCAGGTGGAACACCCGGTGACGGAACTGGTGACCGGCATCGACCTCGTTCGCGAGCAGTTGCTGATCGCCGGTGGCGAGAAGCTTTCGATCCGCCAGGAAGACATCGTGCTCACTGGCCACGCGATCGAGTGCCGCGTGAACGCGGAAGATCCGGATACCTTCATGCCGAGCCCCGGCACGGTGAAGCGTTTCGAAGCCCCGGGTGGCCCGGGCGTGCGCGTGGACACCCACCTGTACGACGGCTACCGCATCCCGCCGAACTACGATTCGATGATCGGCAAGATCATTGTGCACGGCCCGGATCGTGCCACCGCGATTGCGCGTATGCGCATGGCGCTGAACGAGACGGTGATCGAAGGCGTGAAGTGCAACATCCCGCTGCAGCAGCGGATCATGGCCGACGTGGGCTTCCAGCAGGGTGGGCAGAACATCCACTACCTGGAAAAGCGCATGGCCGAGCAGAAAGAAAAGGAAGCCCCGCACTCCGCGGAGTAA
- the accB gene encoding acetyl-CoA carboxylase biotin carboxyl carrier protein: MDLRKIKKLIDLLEESNLAELEIKEGEEVVRLSRVPKGGVVAAAPQVYAAPVAAAPVAAAAPVAAAAAAAAAPAADAGLPAGHVVKAPMVGTFYAASTPGAPAFATVGQQVKAGETIGIIEAMKMFNQIEADVAGTVVAVLVENGQPVEFDEPMFVIA, from the coding sequence ATGGACCTGCGCAAGATCAAGAAGCTTATCGACCTGCTCGAGGAATCGAACCTCGCCGAGCTGGAAATCAAGGAAGGCGAAGAAGTGGTCCGCCTGTCGCGCGTGCCGAAGGGTGGCGTTGTCGCCGCGGCCCCGCAGGTGTACGCCGCGCCGGTCGCCGCCGCGCCCGTCGCAGCTGCCGCCCCGGTGGCGGCTGCCGCTGCCGCTGCCGCCGCTCCGGCCGCTGATGCCGGCCTGCCGGCAGGCCACGTGGTGAAGGCCCCGATGGTCGGCACCTTCTACGCGGCCTCCACCCCGGGCGCTCCGGCGTTCGCCACGGTGGGCCAGCAGGTGAAGGCCGGTGAGACCATCGGCATCATCGAAGCCATGAAGATGTTCAACCAGATCGAGGCCGACGTGGCCGGTACCGTCGTCGCTGTGCTGGTCGAGAACGGCCAGCCGGTCGAATTCGACGAGCCGATGTTCGTCATCGCCTGA
- the aroQ gene encoding type II 3-dehydroquinate dehydratase yields the protein MARILVLHGPNLNLLGVREPSVYGRETLADINASLLARAQAAGHDLTYYQSNAEWELINRIQQARDEGTSWILFNPAAYTHTSVALRDALAAVAIPFIEIHLSNPHAREPFRHHSYMSDLASGVICGFGGDSYRLALEAALLRLAVPAA from the coding sequence GTGGCCAGGATCCTCGTCCTGCACGGACCCAACCTCAATCTCCTCGGCGTGCGCGAGCCGTCGGTCTACGGGCGTGAAACCCTGGCCGACATCAACGCTTCGCTGCTGGCCCGCGCCCAGGCCGCCGGCCACGACCTGACGTATTACCAGTCGAACGCCGAGTGGGAGCTGATCAACCGCATCCAGCAGGCCCGCGACGAAGGTACGTCGTGGATCCTGTTCAACCCGGCGGCCTATACCCATACCTCGGTGGCCCTGCGCGATGCGCTGGCGGCCGTGGCGATCCCGTTCATCGAGATCCACCTCTCCAACCCGCACGCCCGCGAGCCGTTCCGCCACCACTCCTATATGTCGGACCTGGCCAGCGGCGTCATCTGCGGTTTCGGCGGCGATAGCTACCGCCTGGCGCTGGAAGCGGCGCTGCTGCGCCTCGCCGTTCCCGCGGCCTGA
- a CDS encoding DUF1415 domain-containing protein — protein sequence METLPSHEEAIDATRNWLERAVIGLNLCPFAKAVHKKGQVRYVVSDATQPLQLHEDLVRELELLRDTNPEQVDTTLLIHPAVLTDFIDFNEFLEVADDTVADLDLEGDIQVASFHPDFQFEGTAPDDITNYTNRSPFPTLHLLREASIDKAVAAFPDASKIFEANMETLDNLGIEGWKKLFAS from the coding sequence ATGGAAACCCTGCCCTCGCACGAGGAAGCGATCGACGCCACCCGGAACTGGCTCGAACGTGCCGTTATCGGCCTCAATCTGTGCCCGTTCGCCAAGGCCGTTCATAAGAAGGGCCAGGTGCGTTATGTCGTCAGCGATGCCACCCAGCCGCTCCAGTTGCACGAGGACCTGGTCCGTGAGCTCGAGCTCCTGCGCGACACGAACCCCGAGCAGGTCGACACCACGCTGCTGATCCACCCGGCCGTGCTGACGGATTTCATCGACTTCAACGAGTTCCTGGAAGTGGCCGACGATACCGTCGCCGACCTGGATCTCGAGGGCGATATCCAAGTCGCCAGCTTCCACCCGGACTTCCAGTTCGAGGGCACGGCGCCCGACGACATCACCAATTACACCAACCGCTCGCCCTTTCCGACGCTTCACCTGCTGCGCGAGGCCAGTATCGACAAGGCGGTCGCCGCGTTTCCGGATGCCTCGAAGATCTTCGAAGCGAACATGGAAACGCTGGACAACCTCGGGATCGAAGGCTGGAAGAAGCTGTTCGCTTCTTGA
- a CDS encoding TlpA family protein disulfide reductase codes for MKRGPTFWFVLLAMAAAALGLWVEHRREHPSEVNGVSIAVVGDEAPETAWLSVDGKPRRLSDWRGKRVLINFWATWCAPCQREMPLLSEAAQRFAGRNVAVIGVAEDTAPAVRAHLAAHPVAYPTVVSATDAPGGSLSFGNTREVLPYSVLVGEDGRILRRKMGTFSEQELAEWLAP; via the coding sequence ATGAAGCGCGGGCCCACCTTCTGGTTCGTGCTGCTGGCGATGGCCGCGGCAGCCCTGGGCCTGTGGGTCGAGCACCGCCGTGAACACCCGTCCGAGGTTAACGGGGTCTCGATCGCCGTCGTCGGCGACGAGGCCCCGGAGACGGCCTGGCTAAGTGTCGACGGCAAGCCGCGCCGGCTCTCCGATTGGCGGGGCAAGCGGGTGCTGATCAACTTCTGGGCCACCTGGTGTGCGCCGTGCCAGCGTGAGATGCCCCTGCTGAGCGAGGCGGCACAGCGCTTTGCCGGGCGGAACGTCGCGGTGATCGGCGTCGCCGAGGACACTGCTCCGGCCGTTCGGGCCCACCTGGCCGCCCACCCGGTCGCTTACCCCACTGTCGTCAGCGCCACCGATGCCCCCGGCGGCTCGCTTTCGTTCGGCAATACCCGGGAAGTGCTGCCGTATAGCGTCCTGGTCGGCGAGGATGGGCGTATCCTGCGGCGCAAGATGGGCACGTTCAGCGAGCAGGAGCTCGCCGAATGGCTGGCGCCCTGA
- a CDS encoding protein-disulfide reductase DsbD family protein: MPSFARLLRNLAALASLSLFALPALAQDEDNLLPVTQAFHLTSDASQPGTVKLHWRIAPDYYLYRGRIKIKAADVSAVKLGEPALPDGIKKHDEYLGDVEIYHGDIEATVPYTLADAANKVLALDVQYQGCHEVEPKICYPPNTEHLKLTIGGASTIPTDAAPASGTPALASKGNGAALLGAPAATPGTDAQALPADQAFRFEALAKDGKSLLLRWTMPKDYYLYRDKTEIKVSSPAGVTAGEPDWPSGIAHHDEHFGDTIVYFDQVEVPVPLNGADPTKKVELDIAYQGCLENGICYPVMTRHLSADLASGAVTVGNAATAASAAAPSATPAEVAPTPPPANLMPGGEEKVGFIAAIGLALLGGLILNLMPCVLPVLSLKAITVLESGESPAAARKHALWYTAGVMLSFALLGLVVVGIRAAGHGLQWGAQFQQPVIVGVLVYVMLAIGLSMSGVFEVGGSLGNVGSGLASRSGPTGDFFTGVLAVVVASPCTAPFMGSAIAFAFAAPLYVAFLIFVALGLGLALPFLLMGFVPAVARMLPRPGRWMETLKQALAFPMYLTAVWLLWVLTKQRGADAAALVLAGGVLLAMALWWYGRSRGARFSWVFTSVLAIGAVAALWTVHGLPAPTITQVASDGSVPYSPEKLAELRSAGTPVLVDMTADWCITCKANERAVLDTDTFRDLLKQTGTVYMKGDWTDVNTTIAAFLEQWHSVGVPLYVVYPKGGGEGHKLSTVLTQDSVKQALDAATGQ; this comes from the coding sequence ATGCCGTCGTTTGCCCGCCTGCTGCGGAACCTGGCCGCCCTGGCCAGCCTCAGTCTGTTCGCCCTGCCGGCCCTGGCCCAGGATGAAGACAACCTCCTGCCGGTCACCCAGGCTTTCCATCTCACTTCGGATGCGAGCCAGCCGGGCACGGTGAAGCTGCACTGGCGGATCGCGCCCGACTATTACCTTTACCGGGGCCGCATCAAGATAAAGGCGGCCGATGTCAGCGCGGTGAAGCTGGGCGAGCCGGCCCTCCCCGATGGCATCAAGAAGCATGACGAGTACCTCGGCGACGTGGAGATCTACCACGGCGATATCGAGGCCACCGTGCCGTACACGCTGGCCGATGCGGCCAATAAGGTGCTGGCCCTGGATGTGCAGTACCAGGGCTGCCACGAGGTGGAGCCGAAGATTTGCTACCCGCCGAACACCGAGCACCTGAAGCTCACGATCGGCGGCGCCTCGACCATTCCGACGGATGCGGCGCCCGCCAGCGGCACCCCGGCCCTGGCCAGCAAGGGCAACGGCGCAGCCCTGCTCGGCGCCCCGGCGGCCACCCCCGGCACCGACGCCCAGGCCCTCCCGGCCGACCAGGCGTTCCGCTTCGAAGCGCTGGCGAAGGACGGCAAGAGCCTGCTCCTGCGCTGGACGATGCCGAAGGACTACTACCTCTACCGCGACAAGACCGAGATCAAGGTGAGCTCGCCGGCTGGCGTGACCGCGGGCGAGCCCGACTGGCCGAGCGGCATTGCCCACCACGATGAGCACTTCGGCGACACCATCGTCTATTTCGACCAGGTGGAAGTGCCGGTTCCGCTCAACGGCGCGGACCCCACGAAGAAGGTGGAACTCGATATCGCCTACCAGGGTTGCCTGGAGAACGGCATCTGCTATCCGGTGATGACCCGCCACCTGAGCGCCGATCTGGCTTCGGGCGCGGTCACCGTGGGTAACGCTGCCACGGCCGCTTCTGCGGCGGCCCCGTCGGCTACCCCAGCCGAAGTCGCACCCACCCCGCCGCCCGCCAACCTGATGCCGGGTGGTGAGGAGAAGGTCGGCTTTATCGCCGCGATCGGCCTGGCCCTGCTGGGCGGCCTCATCCTGAACCTCATGCCTTGCGTGCTGCCGGTGCTGTCGCTGAAGGCGATTACCGTGCTGGAAAGCGGCGAGAGCCCGGCGGCCGCACGCAAGCATGCCCTCTGGTACACGGCGGGCGTCATGCTCTCGTTCGCCTTGCTCGGCCTGGTGGTCGTTGGTATCCGCGCGGCGGGCCACGGCCTGCAGTGGGGCGCCCAGTTCCAGCAGCCAGTGATCGTCGGCGTGCTCGTCTACGTGATGCTGGCCATCGGCCTGTCGATGTCGGGCGTGTTCGAGGTGGGTGGCTCGCTGGGTAACGTCGGCAGCGGCCTTGCCTCGCGCTCGGGCCCAACCGGTGATTTCTTCACCGGCGTGCTGGCCGTGGTCGTGGCCAGCCCCTGCACCGCGCCGTTCATGGGTTCGGCCATCGCGTTCGCCTTCGCGGCGCCGCTCTACGTGGCCTTCCTGATTTTCGTGGCGCTGGGCCTGGGCCTGGCCCTGCCCTTCCTGCTGATGGGCTTCGTGCCCGCCGTGGCGCGGATGCTGCCGCGCCCGGGTCGCTGGATGGAGACCCTGAAGCAGGCGCTTGCCTTCCCGATGTACCTGACGGCCGTGTGGCTGCTCTGGGTGCTGACCAAGCAGCGTGGTGCCGATGCGGCTGCGCTGGTGCTGGCGGGCGGCGTGCTGCTGGCGATGGCCTTGTGGTGGTACGGCCGCAGCCGCGGCGCCCGCTTCTCGTGGGTGTTCACCTCGGTACTCGCCATCGGCGCGGTCGCTGCCCTATGGACCGTCCACGGCCTGCCTGCTCCGACCATCACGCAGGTAGCGTCGGATGGCTCGGTGCCGTATTCGCCGGAGAAGCTCGCCGAACTGCGTAGCGCGGGGACACCGGTACTGGTCGACATGACGGCCGACTGGTGCATCACCTGCAAGGCCAACGAGCGCGCCGTGCTGGATACGGATACCTTCCGCGACCTGCTCAAGCAGACCGGCACCGTCTATATGAAGGGCGACTGGACCGACGTGAACACCACCATTGCCGCCTTCCTGGAGCAGTGGCACTCGGTGGGCGTCCCGCTTTACGTGGTGTATCCGAAGGGCGGTGGTGAAGGCCACAAGCTCTCCACCGTGCTGACCCAGGATTCGGTGAAGCAGGCCCTGGACGCCGCGACCGGCCAATGA
- the groES gene encoding co-chaperone GroES, whose protein sequence is MSKLRPLHDRVIVKRLEEERVSAGGIVIPDSATEKPTRGKVIAAGNGRIQEDGKVRPMSVKEGDTVLFGKYAGQEIKIDGEELVFLKEDDIVAVIEG, encoded by the coding sequence ATGAGCAAGCTTCGCCCGCTGCACGATCGCGTCATCGTCAAGCGCCTGGAAGAGGAGCGCGTCTCCGCCGGCGGTATCGTTATCCCGGATAGCGCCACCGAAAAGCCCACCCGCGGCAAGGTCATCGCTGCCGGCAATGGCCGCATCCAGGAAGACGGCAAGGTCCGCCCGATGTCGGTGAAGGAAGGCGACACCGTCCTGTTCGGCAAGTACGCCGGCCAGGAAATCAAGATCGACGGCGAAGAGCTGGTCTTCCTGAAGGAAGACGACATCGTGGCAGTCATCGAAGGCTGA
- the groL gene encoding chaperonin GroEL (60 kDa chaperone family; promotes refolding of misfolded polypeptides especially under stressful conditions; forms two stacked rings of heptamers to form a barrel-shaped 14mer; ends can be capped by GroES; misfolded proteins enter the barrel where they are refolded when GroES binds), translating to MASKEVRFGEDVRARMLKGVNTLANAVKVTLGPKGRNVVLEKSFGTPTVTKDGVSVAKEIELADKYENIGAQIVKEAASKTSDVAGDGTTTATVLAQAFIQEGLKAVAAGINPMDLKRGIDQAVVAAVGELKSLSKPTADDKAIAQVGTISANSDANIGDIIATAMKKVGKEGVITVEEGSGLENELDVVEGMQFDRGYLSPYFINNQQSQQVELDDPFILIHDKKISNVRELLPALEAVAKAGKPLLIVAEEVEGEALATLVVNTIRGIVKVAAVKAPGFGDRRKAILEDIATLTNGVVISEEVGLQLDKATINDLGRAKRVVITKENTTIIDGAGEGEKIQARIGQIKAQIEETSSDYDREKLQERVAKLAGGVAVIKVGAATEVEMKEKKARVEDALHATRAAVEEGVVPGGGVALIRALKALEGLKGANQDQDLGIAITRRTLEAPLRAIVTNAGEEASVVVNKVKEGSGNFGYNAANGEFGDMIAFGILDPTKVTRSALQFAASVAGSIITTEAAVTEVPKKDDGAGHGAPGGMGGMGGMDF from the coding sequence ATGGCATCTAAAGAAGTCCGCTTCGGCGAAGACGTCCGCGCCCGCATGCTGAAGGGTGTCAACACCCTCGCCAATGCCGTCAAGGTCACTCTGGGCCCGAAGGGCCGCAACGTCGTGCTCGAGAAGAGCTTCGGCACCCCGACCGTCACGAAGGACGGTGTCTCGGTCGCCAAGGAAATCGAACTGGCCGACAAGTACGAGAACATCGGCGCCCAGATCGTGAAGGAAGCCGCCTCGAAGACCTCGGACGTCGCCGGTGACGGCACGACGACCGCCACGGTCCTCGCCCAGGCGTTCATCCAGGAAGGCCTGAAGGCTGTTGCCGCCGGCATCAACCCGATGGACCTCAAGCGCGGTATCGACCAGGCCGTCGTGGCCGCTGTCGGCGAGCTGAAGTCGCTCTCGAAGCCCACCGCTGACGACAAGGCCATCGCCCAGGTCGGCACCATCTCGGCCAACTCCGATGCCAACATCGGCGACATCATCGCCACCGCGATGAAGAAGGTCGGCAAGGAAGGCGTGATCACGGTTGAAGAAGGCTCGGGCCTCGAGAACGAGCTCGACGTCGTCGAAGGCATGCAGTTCGATCGCGGCTACCTGTCGCCGTACTTCATCAACAACCAGCAGTCGCAGCAGGTTGAACTGGACGACCCGTTCATCCTCATCCACGACAAGAAGATCTCGAACGTCCGCGAGCTTCTCCCGGCACTCGAAGCCGTCGCGAAGGCTGGCAAGCCGCTGCTGATCGTGGCTGAAGAAGTGGAAGGCGAAGCCCTCGCCACCCTCGTCGTCAACACCATCCGTGGCATCGTCAAGGTCGCCGCCGTCAAGGCGCCGGGCTTCGGTGATCGCCGCAAGGCCATCCTGGAAGACATCGCCACGCTGACCAACGGCGTCGTGATCTCCGAGGAAGTGGGTCTGCAGCTCGACAAGGCCACCATCAATGACCTCGGCCGTGCCAAGCGCGTCGTGATCACGAAGGAAAACACCACCATCATCGATGGTGCCGGCGAAGGCGAGAAGATCCAGGCCCGCATCGGCCAGATCAAGGCGCAGATCGAAGAGACCTCGTCGGACTACGACCGTGAGAAGCTGCAGGAGCGTGTGGCCAAGCTGGCCGGCGGCGTTGCGGTCATCAAGGTCGGTGCTGCCACCGAAGTCGAAATGAAGGAAAAGAAGGCCCGCGTCGAAGACGCCCTGCACGCTACGCGCGCAGCCGTTGAAGAAGGCGTGGTCCCGGGCGGCGGCGTCGCCCTGATCCGTGCGCTCAAGGCGCTGGAAGGCCTGAAGGGTGCCAACCAGGACCAGGACCTCGGCATCGCCATCACCCGTCGCACGCTGGAAGCCCCGCTGCGCGCCATCGTCACGAACGCCGGCGAAGAAGCTTCGGTCGTGGTGAACAAGGTGAAGGAAGGCTCGGGTAACTTCGGTTACAACGCTGCCAACGGTGAGTTCGGTGACATGATCGCCTTCGGCATCCTGGACCCGACCAAGGTCACCCGTTCGGCCCTGCAGTTCGCTGCCTCGGTCGCCGGTTCGATCATCACCACCGAAGCTGCTGTGACCGAAGTGCCGAAGAAGGACGACGGCGCTGGCCACGGTGCCCCGGGTGGCATGGGCGGCATGGGTGGCATGGACTTCTAA
- a CDS encoding LTA synthase family protein, whose product MKGNSTGWRATLGRALLPVSLALVFVFYTGFLDGNPGVASSAWDTQPLHLFANALPGLLCATLLLVLTRRALLSFALAFVAQGLVLAISAIKMKNLGSPLLPADFRMVGQLKNGGLHLLGGYLPASPWPYLAIAAAIALVVAVAKYEPPLFARRTHGLRLLSGVALVALIGTLVAGQPAWAHMYNNGTLSIQPWSAPANARDNGVVTTLVQFRLQNAGKKTKADPAEASQFIAASDSLLRQHMATAATNQRQTPDIVVVQSESFFDPSVINGLQNDDFAPNLHRLAQHASSGQLHVPTYGGGTIRTEFEVLTGLSLRYFPTMQFPYLEMHTGVVPGMVRALRSHGYETIAVHGNDPGFWNRTAAFKSLGFDRFVSQNDFPADARKHGELMPDSAMTDQIMAQLKNDGPPQFVFAISMEAHGPYDKSYIEDTAERDAIPVPQGITDEDKLQLRNYIYHMRHADAELGRLADLLKQRERPTLLLFYGDHLPALTDTYAKLGFTSGKDMLAQTVPYILIDAHGDGPAPKNGDLAAWMLPGRLMEDAGVHDDAYFALTQVVAPQLAALTHAPDAPESAEDSQLKYTDVSMRNVAMLRMKRKLDPFVAQFNAPDTTAIARQSDTQEEDAAAGAHQ is encoded by the coding sequence ATGAAAGGTAATTCAACGGGTTGGCGTGCCACCCTGGGCCGGGCCCTCCTTCCGGTGAGCCTGGCGCTGGTGTTCGTGTTCTATACGGGCTTTCTCGACGGCAACCCCGGCGTCGCGTCATCGGCATGGGATACCCAGCCGCTGCACCTCTTCGCCAACGCGCTTCCCGGCCTGCTCTGCGCCACGCTGCTCCTTGTACTCACGCGAAGAGCCCTGCTGTCTTTCGCCCTCGCCTTTGTCGCGCAAGGCCTGGTGCTAGCGATCAGCGCCATCAAGATGAAGAATCTGGGCTCTCCATTGTTGCCCGCAGACTTCCGCATGGTGGGGCAGCTGAAGAACGGCGGCCTCCACCTCCTCGGCGGTTACCTGCCCGCCAGCCCTTGGCCCTACCTCGCCATCGCCGCTGCCATCGCCCTCGTCGTCGCCGTCGCGAAGTACGAGCCGCCGTTGTTCGCCCGCCGCACCCACGGCCTGCGCTTGTTGAGCGGCGTGGCGCTCGTCGCCCTGATCGGCACCCTGGTTGCTGGACAGCCGGCCTGGGCGCACATGTACAACAACGGCACGCTGAGCATTCAGCCGTGGTCTGCTCCTGCCAACGCCCGAGATAATGGGGTGGTCACCACGCTCGTGCAGTTCCGGCTGCAGAACGCAGGCAAGAAGACAAAGGCCGATCCCGCCGAAGCAAGCCAGTTCATCGCGGCCAGCGATAGTTTGTTGCGCCAGCACATGGCCACCGCAGCGACCAATCAACGGCAGACACCGGATATCGTCGTGGTACAGAGCGAATCGTTCTTCGATCCCTCTGTGATCAACGGTCTGCAGAACGACGACTTCGCACCCAACCTGCACCGTCTGGCCCAGCACGCCAGCTCCGGCCAGTTGCACGTACCGACCTACGGTGGCGGAACCATCCGGACCGAGTTCGAGGTGCTCACGGGTCTGTCGCTGCGCTATTTCCCGACCATGCAGTTCCCCTACCTTGAGATGCACACGGGCGTCGTGCCAGGCATGGTGCGTGCACTGCGTTCGCACGGCTACGAGACCATCGCGGTTCACGGTAATGACCCCGGTTTCTGGAACCGCACCGCCGCGTTCAAGTCGCTCGGCTTCGACCGCTTCGTGTCGCAGAACGATTTCCCCGCCGATGCGAGGAAGCACGGCGAGCTGATGCCGGACAGCGCGATGACCGACCAGATCATGGCGCAGCTGAAGAACGATGGGCCACCACAATTCGTGTTTGCCATCAGCATGGAAGCGCACGGTCCCTACGATAAGTCGTACATCGAGGATACGGCCGAGCGGGATGCCATCCCGGTACCGCAAGGGATCACTGATGAAGACAAGCTTCAGCTCCGCAATTACATCTACCACATGCGCCATGCCGACGCCGAACTCGGCCGCCTGGCCGATCTGCTCAAGCAGCGCGAACGCCCCACCCTACTGCTGTTCTATGGCGACCACCTCCCGGCCCTTACCGACACCTACGCCAAGCTGGGCTTCACCAGCGGCAAGGACATGCTGGCGCAGACCGTCCCTTACATCCTGATCGATGCGCACGGCGACGGCCCAGCGCCAAAGAACGGCGATCTCGCGGCGTGGATGCTTCCGGGTCGCCTTATGGAAGACGCAGGCGTGCATGACGACGCTTACTTCGCATTGACCCAGGTGGTAGCACCGCAACTGGCCGCACTCACGCACGCGCCCGATGCACCGGAGTCGGCAGAGGACAGCCAGCTGAAGTACACCGATGTGTCGATGCGCAATGTCGCCATGCTTCGCATGAAGCGCAAGCTGGATCCGTTCGTCGCGCAGTTCAACGCCCCTGATACGACAGCCATCGCTCGACAGTCGGACACTCAAGAGGAAGATGCAGCCGCAGGCGCGCATCAGTAG